From Paenibacillus sp. GP183, one genomic window encodes:
- a CDS encoding tetratricopeptide repeat protein produces MIEIYADEFKQASQTLISKMLSGEVTAGSDYYQAALPMLELLRKVCPDRVEFAAWQAEILHLDGNLRRAGELYKRVLELVPAQEPNEREISLIRKFCPMLLTTPLECFPLKDVAAVHHPTRPLIGYHLFWEDDYDFPDDYEPCDHEEIWIEYDPQTEVVTNVLTFFHSSVIESKAAAQEARDHGQRPVIRIEWGKHGSLLKDWESLIIPLKEVPVTDWLKDTYEHVKAGGRVPEHPLKRHWPKGFEGTFEDYCNFSVPVDPLYYLERKPLLFKSLWVNATLFTQGLLYNFHPKMEWPERFQRLSNN; encoded by the coding sequence ATGATCGAAATCTACGCCGATGAATTTAAACAGGCAAGTCAAACTCTCATTTCCAAGATGCTAAGCGGCGAAGTGACCGCTGGCAGCGACTATTACCAAGCCGCCCTGCCCATGCTTGAACTTCTTCGCAAGGTATGCCCGGATCGAGTCGAATTTGCCGCTTGGCAGGCCGAAATTCTGCACCTGGATGGTAATTTGCGCCGAGCAGGTGAGCTCTATAAGCGGGTATTGGAATTGGTTCCAGCCCAAGAGCCGAATGAACGGGAAATCAGCTTGATCCGCAAATTTTGTCCGATGTTACTCACGACACCGCTGGAATGTTTTCCTTTAAAAGACGTTGCGGCTGTCCATCACCCGACTCGCCCGTTAATTGGGTATCATTTGTTTTGGGAGGACGATTATGATTTTCCCGATGATTATGAACCGTGCGACCACGAAGAGATTTGGATTGAATATGATCCGCAAACAGAGGTGGTCACAAACGTACTGACGTTTTTCCACAGCAGCGTGATTGAATCCAAAGCTGCGGCTCAAGAGGCAAGAGATCATGGTCAGCGTCCTGTCATACGAATCGAGTGGGGAAAGCATGGCTCGTTACTTAAGGATTGGGAGAGCTTGATTATTCCACTCAAGGAAGTCCCCGTGACGGACTGGTTAAAGGACACGTATGAGCATGTGAAAGCAGGAGGGCGTGTTCCGGAGCATCCTTTGAAAAGACACTGGCCTAAAGGTTTTGAGGGGACGTTTGAAGACTATTGCAATTTTTCCGTTCCGGTGGACCCGCTGTACTATCTGGAGCGTAAACCATTGCTGTTCAAATCACTTTGGGTGAATGCGACTCTTTTCACTCAGGGGCTTCTCTACAACTTCCATCCGAAAATGGAATGGCCTGAGAGATTTCAACGCTTGTCCAATAATTAA
- a CDS encoding GNAT family N-acetyltransferase, which yields MNISGLVFFEVDQNRWSDFEKLFESRGGPKNCWCMVWRGEPEDRKNKENKKTAIKKMVHDQMPIGILGYVDDEPVAWCSIAPRSTYRDLGGLHKPDENPQNVWSIVCFYIPRKYRGQGVMNQLILAAIDHSRQNGATVIEAYPVDPDSPSYRFMGFVPLFRDFGFVEVGIAGSRRHVMRLTLH from the coding sequence ATGAATATTTCAGGCCTAGTATTCTTCGAAGTCGATCAAAATCGTTGGTCCGATTTTGAGAAGCTTTTTGAAAGCAGAGGCGGTCCAAAGAATTGCTGGTGTATGGTCTGGCGTGGAGAGCCCGAGGATCGAAAAAATAAGGAAAACAAAAAAACTGCCATCAAAAAAATGGTGCATGATCAAATGCCTATAGGTATTTTGGGATATGTAGACGATGAACCGGTTGCATGGTGCTCTATCGCTCCTCGTTCAACTTATCGTGATCTTGGAGGATTACATAAACCTGATGAGAATCCGCAAAATGTTTGGTCTATCGTCTGTTTCTATATTCCTCGAAAATATCGGGGGCAAGGTGTTATGAATCAGTTGATTCTAGCAGCAATCGATCATTCACGTCAAAATGGCGCAACGGTCATTGAAGCGTATCCTGTTGACCCTGATTCTCCAAGCTATCGGTTCATGGGATTTGTTCCATTATTTAGAGATTTTGGGTTCGTCGAGGTCGGCATCGCTGGAAGTCGACGACATGTAATGCGTTTAACGCTGCATTAA
- a CDS encoding LacI family DNA-binding transcriptional regulator — protein MNYTIKEIAHRAGVSKSTVSRVISGKGYISMDVRNRVLQIIQELQYKPNAVARAMVSQRTYNIGVLIYRRHYPIAAHPFYGKILDAILTSAASLNYSIFVTADHEMSLRSADYMLEKRVDGLILISRLQQNVIDHINNFGVPYLMVNGSTHVDGVIHIVNQDDVGGQKAAAYLTGLGHRHILVLAGPQTHRSHHLRLKGFRHYMEANDIPVPSTSILYAETSMFEEGYNLMGQHWENIRKSEYTAIFATNDMLALGAMKFLLEHNVRIPEQVAVMGFDDVDFAAMFSPSLTTIRVNMEEMGVQAFMMLDRLIRKEAIAANTIELEPKLIIRQSTEARNFS, from the coding sequence ATGAATTATACGATAAAAGAAATCGCCCACCGAGCAGGAGTATCGAAATCAACGGTGTCCAGGGTAATCTCTGGCAAAGGCTATATCAGTATGGATGTACGTAATAGAGTTCTTCAAATCATTCAAGAATTGCAATATAAGCCGAATGCGGTGGCAAGAGCCATGGTTTCACAGCGGACGTACAATATCGGGGTATTGATATACCGTCGGCATTATCCGATTGCCGCTCATCCCTTTTACGGCAAAATTCTGGATGCGATTCTAACTTCAGCAGCAAGCTTGAATTACTCCATATTTGTGACAGCCGATCACGAAATGTCGCTGCGTTCCGCCGATTATATGCTGGAGAAAAGGGTGGATGGTCTCATTCTGATCAGCCGTCTCCAACAAAATGTGATTGATCATATTAACAACTTTGGTGTTCCCTACCTAATGGTCAATGGTTCAACTCATGTCGATGGGGTCATTCATATCGTCAATCAGGACGATGTCGGAGGACAGAAAGCCGCCGCTTATCTAACCGGTTTAGGGCATCGCCATATTTTAGTTCTCGCGGGACCGCAGACCCATCGAAGCCATCATCTGAGACTGAAGGGATTCAGGCATTACATGGAAGCAAATGATATTCCTGTTCCCTCAACGTCCATCCTATATGCTGAAACCTCCATGTTTGAAGAAGGATACAATCTGATGGGTCAGCATTGGGAAAATATTCGCAAGTCTGAGTATACCGCCATATTTGCAACCAATGACATGTTAGCGCTTGGTGCGATGAAATTTCTATTGGAGCACAATGTTCGCATCCCCGAGCAAGTGGCCGTTATGGGTTTTGACGATGTTGATTTTGCTGCCATGTTTTCGCCGTCCTTAACGACAATCCGGGTCAATATGGAAGAGATGGGTGTCCAAGCCTTTATGATGTTGGACAGACTCATCCGAAAGGAAGCTATCGCAGCCAATACCATTGAGCTTGAACCCAAACTGATCATCCGGCAATCGACTGAAGCAAGAAATTTCTCTTGA
- a CDS encoding ABC transporter permease subunit, which translates to MSKQMKMGLLGLLLVIPSFLVLFVIVVIPIFISFKESLTNKSGGYDLSNYQYLFTDKLMRSNIIFTLEVTIISVILVLVISYALAAYMRFNNGTAVQWIRKMYMIPIFIPSVIATYGLIQLLGNHGWVARILTAAHMGTLPRIIFDMKGIIIANLWFNIPFTTMLLGSALSAVPNSVIESAKDVGASALRIFFQFVLPLTYKTLLVAITFVFMGVIGSFTAPFLVGANAPQMLGVSMEQVFGVFQDKQLAAAIAFFTFMLCSVMGYFYIRSMIIDEVAKS; encoded by the coding sequence ATGAGTAAACAAATGAAAATGGGGTTACTGGGGTTACTTCTGGTAATCCCCTCTTTTTTGGTGCTATTCGTCATTGTTGTCATCCCGATATTCATTTCTTTCAAAGAAAGCCTGACGAACAAGTCCGGCGGGTATGATTTGTCCAATTACCAATATTTGTTCACCGACAAGCTGATGCGTTCCAATATTATATTCACCCTTGAAGTTACGATCATTTCTGTCATTCTCGTGCTGGTTATCAGTTATGCGCTTGCGGCATATATGAGATTCAATAACGGAACGGCTGTTCAATGGATCCGCAAAATGTACATGATCCCGATCTTTATTCCATCTGTAATTGCTACGTATGGCTTAATCCAATTGCTGGGTAATCATGGTTGGGTCGCCCGAATATTAACTGCAGCGCATATGGGAACTTTGCCTCGCATCATTTTCGATATGAAGGGAATTATCATCGCCAATTTATGGTTTAACATTCCATTTACGACCATGCTGCTCGGTTCCGCTTTATCTGCAGTCCCTAACTCCGTTATTGAAAGCGCGAAGGACGTCGGAGCCAGTGCATTGCGAATCTTTTTTCAGTTCGTTTTGCCGCTTACTTACAAGACTCTTCTTGTTGCAATCACCTTTGTATTTATGGGCGTGATTGGCTCGTTCACAGCTCCATTTCTCGTCGGGGCCAATGCACCGCAAATGCTGGGTGTGTCGATGGAACAAGTATTCGGTGTGTTTCAAGACAAACAATTGGCTGCGGCAATCGCCTTTTTTACATTTATGCTTTGCTCGGTCATGGGATACTTTTATATCCGCAGTATGATTATTGATGAGGTTGCGAAATCATGA
- a CDS encoding CehA/McbA family metallohydrolase has translation MPWIACELHSHTFHSDGRQTLLELANGAKALGFDCFALTDHNTMTGLLDKEAVEQETGISIISGMEWTTFHGHMVTIGLTEFVDWRAEGPDDIHRGIAGVHAHGGIAGMAHPFRIGSPICTGCFWEFEIQDWNDLDYIEVWSGTFPSIKTDNTRAFRLWTDKLNEGYRITATSGRDWHAQEQTDEPVSVTYLEVDDGDEPMTVKAVYALASGKATVTIGPHLNIGLLTDTASYGVGSTVLQQELSNRYKINVSIDISARQGIWNFPEPHYTLKIMGNTGVLSEYSVSLEQLDSVISIEGDGLMWIRAELWGNVRGVRALIAFTNAIYFEHVRRDS, from the coding sequence ATGCCCTGGATTGCTTGTGAATTACACAGCCATACTTTTCACAGCGATGGAAGACAGACACTGCTTGAGCTGGCTAACGGAGCAAAGGCGCTGGGCTTCGATTGTTTTGCGCTGACTGACCACAATACGATGACAGGTCTGCTCGATAAAGAAGCTGTGGAGCAAGAAACTGGCATCTCCATCATTTCCGGTATGGAGTGGACTACGTTTCACGGGCACATGGTTACAATCGGATTAACGGAATTTGTCGACTGGCGAGCTGAAGGACCTGATGATATCCATAGAGGAATTGCGGGAGTTCATGCTCATGGGGGAATAGCTGGAATGGCCCATCCTTTTCGCATTGGCAGTCCGATATGTACGGGCTGCTTTTGGGAATTTGAGATCCAGGATTGGAACGATCTCGACTATATAGAAGTCTGGTCCGGAACATTTCCATCGATCAAGACTGATAACACCCGCGCCTTCCGTTTGTGGACTGACAAGCTGAACGAGGGCTATCGAATTACGGCAACGTCAGGACGAGACTGGCATGCTCAGGAGCAAACGGATGAGCCGGTTTCGGTCACGTATCTTGAAGTCGACGATGGGGATGAACCGATGACAGTCAAAGCGGTGTATGCTCTCGCCTCTGGCAAAGCAACCGTGACCATTGGACCCCATCTTAACATAGGCCTCTTAACCGATACTGCTTCTTACGGGGTCGGCAGTACCGTACTCCAACAAGAGCTAAGCAATAGATATAAGATCAACGTAAGTATAGATATATCCGCGCGGCAAGGGATTTGGAATTTTCCTGAGCCCCATTACACGTTGAAAATTATGGGAAATACCGGCGTTCTGAGCGAATATTCCGTTTCTTTAGAACAGCTGGACAGCGTGATCTCTATTGAAGGAGACGGGCTCATGTGGATCAGAGCAGAGCTATGGGGTAATGTCAGGGGAGTTCGGGCGTTAATTGCTTTTACAAATGCTATTTATTTTGAACATGTAAGGAGAGATTCGTAA
- a CDS encoding extracellular solute-binding protein yields MLRKKSTILLLSAFALTSTFLSACGNTNTSSGSGSSASPASSASPSATAAAASTQPVEFNFYFTGSQNVKDLWDTIIPMFEKQTPGVKVKEVYIPSGTGAQPTYDRLIAAKQAGKGSGDIDLYEDGLSYVTRGQKDGLWDTLAADKISNLSKVDPSILKDISNLAVPYRSSAVVLAYNSDKVKTPPTTLDELYDWIKKNPQRFAYNDPSTGGSGNSFVMTTLYKSLPEEAIHNSDPAIEKQWDQGFTLLKDLGKYVYGKGIYPKKNQGTLDLLASGEVDMIPAWSDMVLDQTSKGQLPKSTKMTQLKPGFNGGPTYLMVPQLSTKKEAVYKFLNYVLSSEAQTTVVTKMSGFPGIQLSNMPQDIQDALKTSSAGFRSFNIGDLDKDMTKRWQSDVAAQ; encoded by the coding sequence ATGTTACGTAAGAAATCCACCATTTTACTCTTGTCAGCATTCGCCCTTACATCCACTTTTTTATCAGCCTGCGGCAACACGAATACAAGCTCAGGTTCCGGCAGCTCTGCAAGTCCAGCTAGCTCTGCCAGTCCGAGTGCCACAGCGGCTGCAGCCTCCACCCAGCCTGTCGAGTTTAATTTCTATTTCACTGGCTCTCAAAACGTGAAGGATCTATGGGATACGATCATTCCGATGTTCGAGAAACAGACGCCTGGCGTGAAGGTGAAGGAGGTTTATATTCCTTCCGGTACGGGCGCCCAACCTACCTATGACCGCCTAATTGCTGCGAAACAAGCTGGTAAAGGCTCGGGAGATATCGATTTATATGAAGACGGTCTGTCTTATGTGACCCGCGGCCAAAAGGATGGCCTCTGGGATACCCTGGCTGCCGACAAAATTTCAAATTTGAGTAAAGTAGACCCTTCTATATTGAAAGACATTTCCAATTTGGCTGTTCCTTATCGTTCGTCCGCTGTAGTTTTGGCTTATAACAGCGATAAAGTAAAAACACCTCCAACTACATTGGATGAATTGTACGATTGGATCAAGAAAAACCCGCAAAGATTTGCTTATAATGACCCTTCTACAGGGGGATCCGGCAACTCTTTTGTAATGACAACTCTGTATAAATCGCTTCCTGAAGAAGCCATCCACAATTCCGACCCTGCTATTGAGAAGCAATGGGATCAAGGCTTTACGCTGCTCAAGGATCTTGGAAAATATGTGTACGGCAAAGGTATTTATCCGAAGAAAAACCAAGGAACGCTCGATTTGCTGGCTTCTGGCGAAGTTGACATGATTCCTGCTTGGTCGGATATGGTGCTCGATCAAACAAGTAAAGGGCAGCTTCCGAAATCGACGAAAATGACTCAGTTAAAGCCCGGCTTTAACGGCGGTCCTACTTACCTGATGGTGCCTCAGCTATCTACGAAGAAAGAAGCAGTTTACAAGTTCCTGAACTACGTTCTATCTTCTGAAGCGCAAACGACCGTCGTAACTAAAATGAGCGGCTTCCCGGGTATTCAACTTTCGAATATGCCGCAGGATATTCAAGACGCTTTGAAGACATCTTCCGCAGGATTCCGCTCATTCAATATCGGCGATCTGGACAAAGATATGACCAAACGCTGGCAAAGTGATGTTGCTGCTCAATGA
- a CDS encoding IS1380 family transposase, whose protein sequence is MSSLQEYGMNFNPRMKVNFEGGDLTSDAGLLLYKEFDHKLGLTQTVKQLLVVHDPVHHRDHSNSDVVLQKIYQHLCGYHTDDHADDLSHEPLLTALLAKERLASQPTISRFNEKANIATAKSLENINEMLQGRAYAIETRDQFVLDLDSSGFATSGKQHGANYNHHYAQTGFHPLFCFDGLTGDCLRAELRAGNVYTSRQVVRFMGPILERYQFWAPKALLVFRGDSGFAVPGLFDLAETKGHKYAIRLKANARLQSAAQEMADQVLNPQKLHERQVHYREFQYKAKSWNCARRVIVKMERPAGELIFQFTFIATNMTLQARNVIRFYFQRGHMENFIKEAKNGFACHKMSSTAFETNAVKLQLAMLAYNFNNWFRRLCLPERLKPSRMETLRTKLIKIAGKLIYSGRYWTWKLCSSCIYREPFLETLNNIQCLPRFG, encoded by the coding sequence ATGTCAAGTTTACAAGAGTACGGCATGAACTTCAACCCCCGAATGAAAGTGAATTTTGAAGGCGGCGATCTGACTTCGGACGCTGGCCTACTTCTATATAAAGAATTCGACCACAAACTTGGTCTTACTCAGACCGTTAAGCAATTACTCGTTGTACACGATCCCGTTCATCATCGGGATCATTCCAATTCAGATGTTGTGCTCCAGAAGATCTATCAGCATCTGTGTGGCTACCATACCGATGATCATGCAGATGACTTGTCTCACGAACCGTTGTTGACCGCCTTGTTAGCAAAAGAACGGCTGGCTTCTCAGCCGACAATCTCTCGCTTTAATGAAAAGGCGAATATCGCGACCGCCAAATCGTTGGAGAACATCAATGAAATGCTACAGGGCCGGGCATATGCAATCGAGACACGTGATCAGTTTGTGTTAGATTTGGATTCCTCCGGCTTTGCTACCTCAGGTAAGCAACATGGAGCGAACTATAATCATCACTACGCACAAACCGGATTCCATCCGCTGTTTTGCTTTGATGGATTGACTGGTGACTGTTTACGGGCGGAACTTCGTGCCGGCAACGTGTACACTTCCCGCCAGGTTGTACGATTTATGGGGCCTATCCTGGAACGTTATCAATTTTGGGCACCGAAGGCCTTACTTGTCTTTCGCGGGGACAGCGGCTTTGCCGTTCCGGGATTGTTTGACCTTGCCGAAACGAAGGGGCATAAATACGCGATCCGTCTGAAAGCCAATGCCCGTCTGCAATCTGCTGCACAAGAGATGGCAGACCAAGTGCTTAATCCCCAAAAGCTACATGAGAGACAAGTACACTACCGTGAATTCCAATACAAGGCGAAATCTTGGAATTGTGCGCGTCGTGTAATCGTTAAGATGGAACGGCCAGCAGGAGAGTTGATTTTTCAATTCACCTTTATTGCTACGAACATGACTTTGCAAGCACGTAACGTCATTCGCTTTTACTTTCAACGAGGTCACATGGAGAATTTCATCAAGGAAGCGAAGAACGGCTTTGCTTGCCATAAGATGAGTAGCACTGCATTCGAAACCAATGCCGTTAAATTACAATTGGCGATGTTGGCATATAACTTCAACAATTGGTTTCGCAGGTTGTGTTTACCCGAGAGACTCAAGCCAAGTCGTATGGAAACGCTGCGAACCAAACTGATTAAAATTGCGGGGAAATTGATCTATTCCGGCCGCTACTGGACATGGAAATTGTGCAGTTCCTGTATTTATCGTGAGCCATTCCTTGAAACCTTGAACAATATCCAATGCTTGCCTCGGTTCGGTTGA
- the ggt gene encoding gamma-glutamyltransferase has product MEFDSAYYPYPSKRNALFANKGMVATSQPLAAQAGLEMIKKGGNAIDAAIATAACLTVVEPTTNGIGSDAFALVWTKGELHGLNGSGSAPKSISIEALQKAGYSEMPLYGVVPITVPGAPGAWAELSERFGRLPFSELLKPAIEYARNGYPITPSLGTTWQKAYNNYKKNLNGEEFANWFQTFAPEGRAPRIGEVWKSEDMAATMELIAESKADAFYRGVLAEKIDAFLKQYGGYLTKEDLAAYKPEWVQPIKVNYRGYDVWELPPNGQGIVALMALNILKGFEFTSKDSPDTYHKQIEAIKLAFADGKKYITDPAKMNMSVEALLSEAYADERRKLIGQQALLPEPGTPPKGGTVYLSTADGEGNMVSFIQSNYLGFGSGIVIPGTGIGLQNRGNNFTLDPTHENCLEPGKKTYHTIIPGFMTKGNQPVGPFGVMGAFMQPQGHVQVVMNTIDFQLNPQAALDAPRWQWRDGKSVWLEHSFPEHIAEALGRMGHQVQVSPASGFGRGQIIWRTPDGVLVGGTEPRTDGTVSIW; this is encoded by the coding sequence ATGGAGTTTGACTCAGCTTATTATCCATACCCCTCCAAAAGAAATGCATTGTTCGCTAATAAAGGAATGGTCGCGACTTCGCAGCCGCTAGCAGCACAAGCGGGTCTCGAAATGATAAAAAAAGGAGGAAATGCCATCGATGCGGCCATTGCAACCGCAGCTTGCTTGACGGTGGTAGAGCCTACAACGAACGGAATCGGTTCGGATGCTTTTGCCTTAGTTTGGACGAAGGGCGAATTGCATGGATTAAATGGGAGCGGGTCTGCCCCTAAAAGCATTTCGATTGAAGCTCTGCAAAAAGCCGGTTATTCGGAAATGCCTCTATACGGAGTGGTGCCGATAACCGTTCCCGGGGCTCCTGGCGCTTGGGCGGAATTGTCCGAACGGTTCGGCAGGCTTCCGTTCTCCGAACTGCTGAAGCCGGCGATTGAATATGCCCGCAACGGCTACCCCATTACACCTAGTTTGGGAACGACCTGGCAAAAAGCCTACAATAATTACAAGAAGAACTTAAATGGAGAAGAGTTTGCAAACTGGTTTCAGACGTTCGCGCCAGAGGGCAGAGCGCCAAGAATCGGTGAAGTCTGGAAATCGGAAGATATGGCGGCAACGATGGAACTCATTGCTGAATCGAAAGCGGACGCTTTTTACCGCGGAGTATTGGCCGAGAAGATCGATGCCTTTCTGAAGCAGTATGGCGGTTATCTGACGAAAGAAGATTTGGCGGCTTACAAACCGGAATGGGTGCAGCCGATCAAAGTCAATTACCGAGGATACGATGTGTGGGAGCTTCCGCCCAATGGTCAAGGAATCGTTGCGCTCATGGCACTTAATATCTTAAAGGGCTTCGAATTTACGTCCAAGGATAGCCCGGATACCTATCATAAGCAGATCGAAGCGATCAAGCTTGCTTTTGCCGATGGGAAGAAATATATTACTGACCCTGCCAAAATGAATATGTCGGTAGAAGCTTTGCTATCGGAGGCTTATGCGGATGAGAGAAGAAAATTGATTGGGCAGCAAGCCTTGCTCCCTGAGCCGGGAACTCCTCCGAAAGGCGGGACGGTTTATCTGTCCACAGCAGATGGGGAAGGAAACATGGTTTCCTTTATTCAAAGCAATTATTTGGGATTCGGTTCTGGTATTGTAATACCGGGTACCGGGATCGGTTTACAAAATCGTGGCAATAATTTTACATTAGACCCGACCCATGAAAACTGTTTGGAGCCCGGAAAGAAAACCTATCATACGATAATCCCCGGTTTTATGACCAAAGGCAATCAGCCTGTGGGGCCGTTTGGCGTTATGGGAGCCTTTATGCAGCCGCAGGGTCATGTGCAAGTAGTGATGAACACGATCGATTTTCAATTGAACCCGCAGGCGGCATTGGATGCTCCCCGGTGGCAGTGGAGGGATGGAAAGTCGGTGTGGCTGGAGCATTCTTTTCCGGAGCATATTGCAGAAGCCTTAGGGAGAATGGGCCATCAGGTGCAGGTTTCCCCAGCCTCCGGCTTCGGCCGTGGACAGATCATTTGGAGAACTCCGGACGGCGTTTTGGTCGGGGGAACGGAACCGAGAACAGATGGAACCGTAAGCATTTGGTAA
- a CDS encoding ABC transporter ATP-binding protein: protein MDIQLSIQRLTKRYKTGEGVTDISFEVRKGELITLLGPSGCGKTTVLRSVGGFLDADSGDILIEGKSVLKAPPEKRPTSMVFQGYNLWPHMTVYENLAFGLKIRKIKKNEIEQAVSDVLNLVRLPGAERKYPGQLSGGQQQRVAVARSLLLKPAVLLLDEPFSALDAKLRHEMREELREIQSKTGLTMVFVTHDQEEALSISDRIVVMNQGHIEQIASPQEIYDDPNSLFVAQFIGKMNFLKGVVAADQVVVGQLALPNSKNFSGNVIVAIRPEDVNLHGEVEHGLSGSIKQIMVLGHYAEVSIDLLEFGMIRTFKPRDFVKDLHMGQSVKVSFAKALAYPQI from the coding sequence ATGGACATTCAACTATCGATTCAGCGGTTGACGAAACGCTACAAAACCGGAGAGGGCGTAACGGACATATCCTTCGAAGTCCGAAAGGGTGAATTGATCACTTTACTCGGCCCTTCTGGCTGCGGTAAAACTACTGTACTGCGCAGTGTCGGGGGATTTCTGGATGCAGATTCAGGAGATATACTCATTGAGGGCAAAAGTGTTCTTAAGGCTCCTCCGGAAAAACGCCCCACATCCATGGTATTCCAAGGCTATAATTTATGGCCGCACATGACGGTTTACGAAAATCTGGCGTTCGGCTTGAAAATACGCAAAATCAAAAAGAACGAGATTGAACAAGCCGTATCCGATGTCCTGAATCTTGTCCGTTTGCCGGGAGCTGAGCGCAAATACCCGGGGCAGCTCTCAGGAGGACAGCAGCAGCGGGTGGCAGTTGCCCGATCGCTCTTGTTAAAACCAGCCGTTCTGCTGCTGGATGAACCTTTTTCTGCACTGGACGCCAAGCTGCGTCACGAGATGAGGGAAGAACTGCGGGAGATTCAATCCAAAACCGGGCTTACCATGGTGTTTGTCACGCATGATCAGGAAGAGGCATTATCGATCTCCGATCGCATTGTCGTCATGAACCAGGGACATATCGAGCAAATCGCGTCACCGCAGGAAATCTATGATGACCCAAACTCGCTTTTCGTCGCTCAATTTATAGGCAAAATGAATTTCCTAAAGGGGGTGGTGGCAGCCGATCAGGTGGTGGTAGGTCAACTGGCTTTGCCGAATTCGAAAAATTTTTCCGGTAACGTAATCGTCGCAATTCGACCGGAAGATGTGAATCTTCATGGGGAAGTGGAGCATGGACTTTCGGGGTCGATCAAGCAAATTATGGTACTGGGACATTACGCAGAAGTATCCATCGATTTACTGGAGTTTGGAATGATTCGAACATTTAAACCGCGAGATTTCGTCAAAGATCTTCATATGGGCCAGAGCGTTAAAGTGAGCTTTGCAAAAGCATTAGCATATCCGCAAATATAA
- a CDS encoding ABC transporter permease subunit, which produces MSWYLRGIGSRKIIEFIVLVVFIIFFLGPLLNLAILAFTGKWNYPDVIPHEWSLKWWSFVLHQEDIAKSIGLSFLIATIVTALSIVLCIPAAYAFARIRFPLSRFFLFSFLLTHAFPKMGLYVSIAVLFYKLGLMNTLLGVVLIHIINVLMFMTWIPTAAFRNVHTAQEESARDVGASPFRVFRSITLPIAMPGILVASIFTFLNSLDEAQGSFLVGIPNYKTMPIVMYSIISDYPAYAGAVFSIILTAPTVILLLAAQRFVSADVLSSGFQIK; this is translated from the coding sequence ATGAGTTGGTATTTAAGAGGGATAGGTTCCCGTAAAATCATTGAATTTATTGTTCTTGTCGTGTTTATCATTTTCTTCTTGGGGCCATTGCTGAATTTGGCCATTTTGGCATTCACCGGCAAATGGAACTATCCGGATGTGATTCCTCATGAATGGTCTTTGAAATGGTGGAGCTTTGTACTACACCAGGAGGATATCGCTAAATCGATCGGCCTGTCTTTTCTTATTGCCACGATTGTGACTGCTCTGTCTATAGTGCTCTGCATCCCTGCAGCTTACGCGTTTGCCCGTATTCGATTCCCGCTAAGCCGTTTCTTCCTGTTCTCCTTTCTTCTGACACATGCTTTTCCCAAAATGGGGCTCTACGTGTCGATCGCCGTGCTGTTTTACAAGCTTGGATTAATGAATACTTTGCTCGGGGTAGTGTTGATTCATATCATTAACGTTCTCATGTTCATGACATGGATCCCGACGGCCGCATTTCGAAACGTCCATACAGCTCAAGAAGAGTCCGCACGAGATGTGGGAGCAAGTCCTTTCCGTGTGTTTCGCAGCATCACGCTGCCGATCGCGATGCCGGGCATCCTTGTCGCCTCGATATTTACCTTTCTTAATTCGCTCGATGAAGCGCAGGGATCGTTTCTGGTGGGTATTCCCAATTATAAAACCATGCCCATTGTGATGTACTCGATTATCAGTGATTATCCGGCCTATGCGGGAGCTGTTTTTTCGATCATCTTGACGGCTCCGACGGTGATCCTGCTGCTTGCAGCTCAGCGATTTGTAAGTGCGGATGTCCTGTCAAGCGGATTCCAAATTAAATGA